From the Triticum dicoccoides isolate Atlit2015 ecotype Zavitan unplaced genomic scaffold, WEW_v2.0 scaffold177982, whole genome shotgun sequence genome, the window CTTTCCAATGGCGAGCTGATCACCTGAACAtttgaagaagaaaataagaaaTGGTAGGAAATAAGTAACAACCTTGCCACATTGAAATTAACAGGAATGCGTCAGACATAAATGGAACAGAGGAAGGAAGATAGAGATTAATTGGATATTGATCCAATGAAAATATTACCTGTGATCATCTTGACATTAACACCAAGGTTAAGTGCCCTCCGGATTGTTTCAGCACTGTCATGTCTAGGAGGATCAAAAAGTGGCATCAGACCAGCAAAGTGCCATGGGCCACCAGGGCTTTCTTTCCTCCCATCTGGTACTTCCTGCATTTTCAGGATATACACCGTTAAGACAACACATACCAAAAACAGATACAACAAGAAATAATTAAGGTCGACCAACGGTAGTCATTATAAGGGCATAAGTGACGGATACGGAAGCCAGATTGTTCAGAAAACTTGCTTAAGTTGCACTCTCCCATTTGCATGGACAAGGCTTACTAACTTTATGCTGTAATTTTTCTCACCTGATACGCTACAGCCAGCGATCGAAGTCCACGCTCTGCAAATTTGTCAATCACAGCATGGACCCTCCGCTCTATTTCCGATGTGTTGTGAGCGAGGTGAAGAATCTGCAGTCAATTCATTGGGTTTATAGCAATCGTGAGCATAATATTCCCATAAGGCAATGCTAGGATATCAACATAAAACCAGTTCATTCTTGTGGTACCTGCTCGGGTGCACCCTTACTAACACGGTGCATTTTGCCATCAGCGTCAATGTATGTCAGCGCCGTTCTCTTGTCAGTAGGATTGAATGGCAGAAAATGAACTTCTTGAATACCAGCACGTGCCTGCGTGAACATATGGGCAAACAGTCATTTCATCATATAAATGAGGTAAAATCATCTGCCAGCGCATCGACAAAGTATGGCACAGTACCTCTTTCGGATCAGCTAGCATCCCAACAATTGCAGTATCGATAGCATCTTGGTTTTCTGTTCGAGACGCTCTAGCAGCCATGAGAATCACTTGGTCCTGAGTGATGCCTCTTTCGAAAACCTGGGCCGGACTTGTTTTCATAAGATATATGAATCAGAAAAAGAATGCAAGAGTTCAAGTAATATCCTCGC encodes:
- the LOC119344650 gene encoding plasma membrane ATPase 2-like; the protein is GAITKRMTAIEEMAGMDVLCSDKTGTLTLNKLTVDKNLVEVFERGITQDQVILMAARASRTENQDAIDTAIVGMLADPKEARAGIQEVHFLPFNPTDKRTALTYIDADGKMHRVSKGAPEQILHLAHNTSEIERRVHAVIDKFAERGLRSLAVAYQEVPDGRKESPGGPWHFAGLMPLFDPPRHDSAETIRRALNLGVNVKMITGDQLAI